In Eremothecium gossypii ATCC 10895 chromosome V, complete sequence, the genomic stretch TTGGTGCGATGAGGTTTCGAAGCGGGGGACTTAAGGAGAAGCGGGAATGCAGGTCGATGGCAGCACCCCTAGACGGCGTCTTGCCCAGCAGCAGTACAAAGCAGTAGCAGACATACAAAACGAGAAGCGTGAACGTTTGGAGTTTTTGCCTGCGCTATCTATCTTACACAAAGAGTAGCGCAAGACGCAGACAGAGTAGTACGAAAGACAAGACTAAAGACACGAACCAAGCCAGCGACAGAGCCTTCAGGATGACGGCCACGCTACAACACCTCAAGAAATTCGAGCTTGCCCTACTCGCAGAAAAGTTGAAAATCAAGCACCCGGCGAAGCTGAATAAGCCGGCGCTTGTGGCGCTCATCCAGGAGCACTTGCGGGCATTGAAGGAGCCACTCGATGTGCTTGAGTATCCCGAACTCAGCGAGTATTATGACAGCGCGGGCGAGTCGGAAGGCGAGACGGACGCAGAGATTTCCGGGGAGGAGGACGGCGACGAGTCCGGGGAGGACGCGGACTCGGCCGGGGAGCAGGAGGGCGAGTCCGGGTTGCAATGGTTTTCCAAACTCCGGTTTGACAAAATGCGCCCGGCCAGTTCGCAGTTCAGCTTCCAGTTTCACGAGCTTCTAACTGATGTACAGTCCAACATTGCGGACGTGAACGAGTCGATACAGGACACGCTTTCCACCATACCAGCGATCAGCGCCATCTTCTACGCGCTTGAGGCGTACATGTATATCATCCAGCCATTTTTCTCGTTCGACTGGAGCCGGCGGCCATACTTTGTGCACTGCACGCTATCCCACACGCAGCTAATATCGCTACTTGCGTTCTGGGGCACCTTTTCGTTCTGTGTGCCTGCTGTCGCGGCATACTATATCAACTTCATCAGGTACGATCTCCCCCAGGTGGAGATCGACCCGCTAGTGTTCCACGTCACCAAATCCCTACTCGCCCTCTTCGTGGGCCACTACTGGAGACCTGGCTTGGTGAGCGAAGCAACATACGTCGTAAAGGATTCCTTtgggcgcgccaaattctCAGAACTTATCCGCCATGGCCTGGCCTTTGCTCAACTCCAGTGGGCGCTTAATCTACAACAATGGCCTCTAATATTCGGTATCACTGGAGTAATACTGTGCTTATACGTCCTATGATGATGATACACCCCAATCGCTGAACCGTGTTCTTTAATCGATAGTTCCATACTGTTATTCACTTGATATTGTTCGCCCTTGTTCTACTGTGTGCTGTACCATGCTCATCGCTTAATTAGAACCGCATAATTGGCCTCTGTCCCCTTGTGCGATAATCTTCCTCGCCTTGATTTCGTAACACAGCAGAAATCGGCGACACCGTATTTAACAATATGTTATTACAGTATCAACTACTAACCAGTAGTAAATCATAAGTAGCAACTATTCACTAGACAGTCCATCGAGGAAGTGTTCCACGCCTCCAAGTACATCATGGACTAAACCACCGACAAAATCACCGACTTCTTGCGGCATAATGCTGTTGATGAGCTGCTCTGTATCATCTATGATGTGCGCTGCACCATCCATAATACCGGAATACCATTCTGTCGTCTCCGTTGTGGGCGCGGCGGAAGATGAAGTGGGATGGTCAGATGATGATGAAAGAGTAGTTgtgggcgcggcggcggatGATGGGGGATGGTCAGAGGGTGATGAAAGAGTCGTTgtgggcgcggcggcggatGATGGGGGATGGTCGGAGGGTGATGAAAGAGTCGTAGTGACTTGTTCCTGAGCTGCGGGCCGCTTGAAGTGATTCCATAGCTTGTTGAAGGTGCTACCTGGGTAGCGGTACGCAAGGTATTCACTATCTTCATGCCAGCCGTAAGGCAAGGCGATATTGGTCCACTCCTTCAGAGTCATGTGGCTAAACGGCCAAGGCCAAGTGGCGTCTGTCTCCGCCGGTTCTGCAAGACCGATTACATCGGACAAGAGTTGGCAAACCTCGATGTTATCGAAGGGTGCTAGATAGCTTGTGACGCCGCTCCGACCGAAGAACGGCCCCACTCCTATGAACGTAGCACGCATGTCTACGTGAGAGTTGTTGAAGCCGTGCATGCCGAATATCTCGTTGGGCGGAGCTGTTTTCCTGTTGTCCATAATGTACTTTCCAGGATGAGAGAGTATCCAGATTGGCGCAAGGCGGTGATCGTAGCGCCCCTGTAATTCGTACTCTGCTGGGAGCTGCTCACGCAAGTAAACATCGTACGGTAGCCCTTTCAAGTGCTCTTTGAGTGTCTGATGGAAATAATGCACATCGTGGCTATCCTTGGGGTAAACGCCGCAGTTAACATGCCCGCTGATCCGTTCCAAACGAGACACATCATCTGAACTGAATATGTCCTCCAAGAATAGCACATCTTTTGTCCAATTTAGCTTCGCCATCCCGTGGTCGCTGACAATCACCGTGTTCGCAAACGAGGTCAAGTTGCGCTGCTCCAAACCCTGAAAGAGACGCCGCATGAAGTCGTCCGTGTCTCGCAAGGCCTTTTGGAGTACGGGATTCGTCCATGCATTGCCATAGCGGTGCCCCACGGAGTCTACCTCGGGAATATAGGACAGGATGAGTCCTGGCCGTTCCCCTAGTGGCATGTCGATAAACTCAAATATGCGGTCCAACTTGTGGTCCATCGACTCCAGGCCATCGTACTTGTCCACATAGCGCGGAGTCCGGGTTTCCCGTTCAGGGTCATCTTCCTCGTAAACCGTCTCAGAGCCAGGCCAGAAGTGCGCGGCAGCGCTGAACTCCGAGATGCCAAATGCCTTCTGCGCAGTGAACCATATCGGATCCCCGCCCTTCCAGAAGGCGGGGTCTTGGGGAGAATCAACAAACACAAACTCCTTCTTAAGCGTGTCATCGTAGAACACATTGCTCACGATGCCGTGGTGCCCGGGCCGTCTCCCCGTTACCAAAGTCCAGTGGTTGGGGAACGTCTCAGACGGAAAGCTGGGCCTCATGTACGGGGTCGTCAGCACGCCGCTCTTGGCGTACGTGCCGCTGTACAACTCGTTTATGAACGGCGTGGATTCGTTGTTGATGTACGACGGGTGGAACCCGTCAATCGAAACAAGTAAGGTGAGTCCCACGAAGTCGTGCGTCCCGTTGTTCCATCGGGGGGAGGCAGCCGGCTCGGTGGGGGCCAGCTTCGCAAACCGGATCCAGGGCGCCAGGATCGTCAAGTACACGGGCAAAAGCGCAGCCAGCATCACGAGTGGCACCAAGGTCCTCGCCCAGCTGCCCCACCGTTTACcctccagctcgcgcgccTCATCCTCCAGCAACATCGTGCCCTCGCCCGCCCGGTCCAGCCTGTAGAGCTCCACCCCGCGCTGGCTACCGGCTAACCGCCGCGGCGTCCGCCATTTGTACCACGTgccgcgcgcctgctgcatCCATCGCTTGTGCCACGCCGTGCGCGCCCCCGGCGCCGTCATGTAGTCTAGCTCGTCCAACACACTGTTGTAGTCATACGCCTCTTCCAGTTCCTGATCGTTCATACCACCGCAGTGTGCTTTGTGGTCTGCGCTCTGCATGAGGGCAGAAGTGCAGAAGGGGTACGCCCAAGTATTATATTCATATTGTGACGTCGACCGTGACTGACAGTCCAGGCTTTGCTGGCAGCGCGATTCCAGCAATCCAGCCCCGTCGCGGCCTCAATCTATAAGCACTACATATCCTGCCACGTGGAGTAGGCTGTCTGGAATCCCCATCGCacttgctgctgcgcctgGTGCCCGCCCGTGTGCGTGGTCTACAAGAGGGACCGCCTAGCATAAGCACGTCCGGTAAGCGGCCGCCTACCTTCGCCCGCCGGCGGTGGCGCACGAGAGGAATGCGCACATCACAGTTAGGCCAGGCAGCTTTCTACTTCTCTGGTCGCAAGCTGTTCCCAGCCCGCCAAAGTGTTTGGTGAAAAATTTACGTTCTGTACTTCAGATTACCACGAAGACCACAGCAAGAAAAGCCTCAAGAGGCCTAAAGAGGAGTCGTAGGATAGTAGTGCTGGCAACAGGTTCCCTACGAAATGTCTCAATTCCAGGGTTTTAAGGTACAAGTGGAATTGAAGGATGGGAAAGTTATCACAGGGACCATTTCCAAATGCAACTCTAAATCGTTGACACTGCAGGATGTTGCGTTCTCGGACGGGGGCATTTCGCAGCTATTCAAGGTCAAGGC encodes the following:
- the GTT3 gene encoding Gtt3p (Syntenic homolog of Saccharomyces cerevisiae YEL017W (GTT3)); translation: MTATLQHLKKFELALLAEKLKIKHPAKLNKPALVALIQEHLRALKEPLDVLEYPELSEYYDSAGESEGETDAEISGEEDGDESGEDADSAGEQEGESGLQWFSKLRFDKMRPASSQFSFQFHELLTDVQSNIADVNESIQDTLSTIPAISAIFYALEAYMYIIQPFFSFDWSRRPYFVHCTLSHTQLISLLAFWGTFSFCVPAVAAYYINFIRYDLPQVEIDPLVFHVTKSLLALFVGHYWRPGLVSEATYVVKDSFGRAKFSELIRHGLAFAQLQWALNLQQWPLIFGITGVILCLYVL
- the NPP2 gene encoding nucleotide diphosphatase/phosphodiesterase NPP2 (Syntenic homolog of Saccharomyces cerevisiae YCR026C (NPP1) and YEL016C (NPP2)) encodes the protein MQSADHKAHCGGMNDQELEEAYDYNSVLDELDYMTAPGARTAWHKRWMQQARGTWYKWRTPRRLAGSQRGVELYRLDRAGEGTMLLEDEARELEGKRWGSWARTLVPLVMLAALLPVYLTILAPWIRFAKLAPTEPAASPRWNNGTHDFVGLTLLVSIDGFHPSYINNESTPFINELYSGTYAKSGVLTTPYMRPSFPSETFPNHWTLVTGRRPGHHGIVSNVFYDDTLKKEFVFVDSPQDPAFWKGGDPIWFTAQKAFGISEFSAAAHFWPGSETVYEEDDPERETRTPRYVDKYDGLESMDHKLDRIFEFIDMPLGERPGLILSYIPEVDSVGHRYGNAWTNPVLQKALRDTDDFMRRLFQGLEQRNLTSFANTVIVSDHGMAKLNWTKDVLFLEDIFSSDDVSRLERISGHVNCGVYPKDSHDVHYFHQTLKEHLKGLPYDVYLREQLPAEYELQGRYDHRLAPIWILSHPGKYIMDNRKTAPPNEIFGMHGFNNSHVDMRATFIGVGPFFGRSGVTSYLAPFDNIEVCQLLSDVIGLAEPAETDATWPWPFSHMTLKEWTNIALPYGWHEDSEYLAYRYPGSTFNKLWNHFKRPAAQEQVTTTLSSPSDHPPSSAAAPTTTLSSPSDHPPSSAAAPTTTLSSSSDHPTSSSAAPTTETTEWYSGIMDGAAHIIDDTEQLINSIMPQEVGDFVGGLVHDVLGGVEHFLDGLSSE